The following are from one region of the Tenacibaculum dicentrarchi genome:
- a CDS encoding orotate phosphoribosyltransferase produces the protein MNIAGKKVIVQKSTKEIFDFLMKLENFEQLMPENTQKFEVDGDSFIFGLKGMPEIRLVIKEKTEFSNITLGAASSKLPFTLSSDICEVSEKESEVILNFNGEFNPMMAMMVKKPLTKFIDTLTENISKL, from the coding sequence ATGAATATTGCAGGAAAAAAAGTAATTGTACAAAAATCAACCAAAGAAATTTTTGATTTTTTAATGAAATTAGAAAATTTTGAACAATTAATGCCAGAAAACACTCAAAAATTTGAAGTAGATGGCGATAGTTTTATTTTCGGTTTAAAAGGCATGCCAGAAATAAGATTAGTTATCAAAGAAAAAACTGAATTTTCAAACATTACTTTAGGTGCAGCAAGTAGTAAATTACCATTTACTTTATCATCAGATATTTGCGAAGTTTCAGAAAAAGAAAGTGAGGTTATTTTAAATTTTAATGGTGAATTTAACCCAATGATGGCAATGATGGTGAAAAAACCATTAACCAAATTTATTGATACCTTAACTGAAAATATTTCAAAATTATAA
- the rsfS gene encoding ribosome silencing factor, producing the protein MTKKQASTDELISVIIKGIEEVKGEKIQLLDLREIENTVCDYFIICSGNSNTQVNAISGSVQKMVSKELKDKPWHIEGQGNSEWVLMDYVHVVVHIFQKEVRDYYDIESLWGDAKITEINTL; encoded by the coding sequence ATGACTAAAAAACAAGCAAGCACAGACGAATTGATTTCTGTGATTATAAAAGGGATTGAAGAGGTAAAAGGAGAAAAAATCCAATTACTAGATTTACGAGAAATAGAAAACACTGTTTGCGATTATTTTATAATTTGCTCAGGAAACTCAAACACACAAGTAAACGCCATTTCTGGTTCTGTTCAGAAAATGGTAAGCAAAGAACTTAAAGATAAACCTTGGCATATTGAAGGACAAGGAAATTCAGAATGGGTTTTAATGGATTATGTACATGTTGTTGTACATATTTTTCAAAAAGAAGTACGTGATTATTACGACATTGAAAGCCTTTGGGGTGATGCTAAAATCACGGAAATTAACACACTATAA
- a CDS encoding FAD-binding and (Fe-S)-binding domain-containing protein: protein MTEKTLLLKLDKSLKGQLFFDDLHKTLYATDASVYRKIPLAVAYPKDSEDIKILIDFATKNKITLIPRTAGTSLAGQCVGDGIVVDVSKHFTNILAFDEQKKTITVQPGIIRDDLNRFLKPYGLFFGPNTSTSNRCMIGGMVGNNSSGSTSIRYGVTRDKVISIQGILADGSDVLFSEITSQEFHQKKINQTLEGTIYKTIYNELSQEAIQKEIINEFPKPEIHRRNTGYAVDEFLKSDLFGGNETTINPAKFLSGSEGTLVFSTEITIQLNDLPPTFSIMVCPHFTSINQSLKATVTAMKHKLYACELMDKVILDCTKNNREQAKNRFFLQGDPEAVLMLEVSSDTLEDAEIQADKLIEDLKANNFGHHYPKVYGDDIAKVHHLRKAGLGLLGNIVGDMKAVACIEDTAVALEDLPEYIEEFTQIMDKYQQDAVYYAHAGAGELHLRPILNLKKKEDVVLFRKITTETAELVKKYKGSFSGEHGDGIVRAEFIPLMIGDKNYQLLRKIKKAFDPNNVFNQGKITDAFPMDKNLRYEIDRKEPVIKTLQDFSESEGILKLAEKCNGSGDCRKSPEAGGTLCPSYRATRNEKETTRARANMLREVLTNNTAKNKFDSKKLKEVLDLCLSCKACATECPSNVDIASMKAEFLYQYQETNGYSFRSTLFANNAKYNKLGSKIPVITNFLTNTLLAKKIMGVATERTVPKLAKQPLSAWLKNHQSKKSKKTVYLFNDEFTNFYDAEIGKDAVFVLEKLGYEIKNIAHEESGRSHISKGFLNEAKTLANKNVAIFKDLISEETPLIGIEPSAILTFRDEYIRLADDKLSAKKIAKNVFTFEEFLASEHKKGNIDTALFTTNTKTLKIHGHCHQKALSSTHASFSILNIPENYKVTIMNTGCCGMAGSFGYEKEHYKVSMQVGEDTLFPKIRNCNSNTEIVASGTSCRHQIFDGTKRIAKHPITILKEALS from the coding sequence ATGACAGAAAAAACACTATTATTAAAGTTAGATAAAAGCTTAAAAGGTCAATTATTTTTTGATGATTTACATAAAACTTTATATGCTACGGATGCCTCGGTATATAGAAAAATACCGTTAGCCGTAGCCTATCCGAAGGATTCAGAAGATATTAAAATACTAATTGATTTTGCTACCAAAAATAAAATTACGTTAATTCCAAGAACTGCGGGAACTTCATTAGCAGGACAATGTGTTGGCGATGGAATTGTTGTAGATGTTTCAAAACATTTTACAAATATATTGGCTTTTGATGAGCAAAAAAAAACAATAACTGTACAACCTGGAATTATTCGAGATGATTTAAATCGATTTTTAAAACCCTACGGATTGTTTTTTGGACCAAACACCTCAACATCAAACAGATGTATGATTGGTGGAATGGTTGGAAATAATTCATCAGGAAGTACATCAATTCGCTACGGAGTTACTCGTGATAAAGTCATTTCTATACAAGGGATTTTAGCTGATGGAAGTGATGTTCTTTTTTCAGAAATTACTTCGCAAGAGTTTCATCAGAAAAAAATAAATCAAACTTTAGAAGGAACTATTTATAAAACTATTTATAACGAACTTTCTCAAGAAGCAATTCAAAAAGAAATTATAAATGAATTTCCAAAGCCAGAAATACACAGAAGAAATACAGGATATGCGGTTGATGAATTTTTAAAATCTGATTTATTTGGCGGAAATGAAACAACTATAAATCCTGCAAAATTTTTATCAGGAAGCGAAGGAACGTTGGTTTTTTCTACAGAAATTACCATACAATTAAACGACTTACCTCCTACTTTTAGTATTATGGTTTGTCCGCACTTTACGAGCATCAACCAAAGTTTAAAAGCTACGGTTACCGCAATGAAACATAAATTGTATGCCTGTGAATTAATGGATAAAGTTATTTTAGATTGTACCAAAAATAACAGAGAACAAGCTAAAAACCGATTCTTTTTACAAGGTGACCCTGAAGCTGTTTTAATGTTAGAAGTTTCTTCGGATACTTTAGAAGATGCAGAAATTCAAGCTGATAAATTAATTGAAGATTTAAAAGCGAATAATTTCGGACATCATTATCCTAAAGTTTATGGCGATGATATAGCAAAAGTACATCACTTACGAAAAGCAGGTTTAGGCTTATTAGGAAATATTGTTGGCGATATGAAAGCAGTTGCTTGTATTGAAGATACAGCAGTTGCTTTGGAAGATTTACCAGAATATATTGAAGAATTCACTCAAATTATGGATAAATATCAGCAAGATGCCGTTTATTACGCACATGCTGGTGCTGGTGAATTACATTTACGTCCGATTTTAAATCTGAAGAAAAAAGAAGACGTTGTTTTATTCAGAAAAATAACCACCGAAACTGCCGAATTAGTAAAAAAATATAAAGGTTCATTTAGTGGAGAACATGGTGATGGAATTGTACGTGCCGAATTTATTCCGTTAATGATTGGTGATAAAAATTATCAGTTATTAAGAAAAATAAAAAAAGCCTTTGACCCTAATAACGTTTTTAATCAAGGAAAAATTACCGATGCTTTTCCGATGGATAAAAATTTACGCTATGAAATTGACAGAAAAGAACCTGTTATAAAAACATTGCAAGATTTTTCTGAAAGTGAAGGAATTTTAAAATTAGCCGAAAAATGTAATGGCTCTGGAGATTGTAGAAAATCGCCAGAAGCAGGTGGAACTTTATGTCCAAGTTACAGAGCAACCAGAAATGAAAAAGAAACAACTCGTGCAAGAGCTAATATGTTACGAGAAGTTTTAACAAATAATACGGCTAAAAACAAATTCGACTCTAAAAAATTAAAAGAAGTTTTAGATTTATGTTTAAGTTGTAAAGCATGTGCCACAGAATGCCCAAGTAATGTTGATATCGCTTCGATGAAAGCCGAATTTTTATATCAATATCAAGAAACAAATGGTTATTCTTTTAGAAGTACTTTATTTGCAAATAATGCAAAATATAATAAATTAGGTAGTAAAATACCTGTTATCACAAACTTTTTAACCAACACTTTATTAGCTAAAAAAATAATGGGTGTTGCCACAGAACGAACTGTTCCTAAGTTAGCAAAACAACCTTTATCTGCTTGGCTTAAAAATCATCAATCGAAAAAATCGAAAAAAACTGTGTATTTATTTAACGATGAATTTACCAATTTTTACGATGCTGAAATAGGAAAAGATGCCGTATTTGTACTAGAAAAACTAGGCTATGAAATTAAAAACATAGCACACGAAGAAAGCGGAAGAAGTCATATCTCTAAAGGATTTTTAAACGAAGCAAAAACGCTGGCTAATAAAAATGTAGCTATTTTTAAAGATTTAATATCTGAAGAAACTCCATTAATAGGAATAGAACCTTCGGCAATTTTAACGTTTAGAGATGAATATATCCGTTTAGCTGATGATAAATTATCTGCTAAAAAAATCGCTAAAAATGTATTTACTTTTGAAGAGTTTTTAGCTTCTGAACATAAAAAAGGAAATATAGATACAGCATTATTTACAACAAATACTAAAACACTAAAAATTCATGGGCATTGTCATCAAAAAGCATTGTCATCAACTCATGCTAGTTTTTCAATTTTAAATATTCCTGAAAACTATAAAGTTACTATTATGAACACTGGTTGTTGTGGAATGGCTGGTTCTTTTGGGTATGAAAAAGAACATTATAAAGTAAGTATGCAAGTTGGTGAAGACACCTTATTTCCTAAAATTAGAAATTGTAATAGCAACACGGAAATTGTAGCTTCAGGAACGAGTTGTCGTCATCAAATTTTTGACGGTACAAAACGAATAGCAAAACATCCTATTACTATTTTAAAAGAAGCATTGTCTTAA
- a CDS encoding DUF1338 domain-containing protein, with amino-acid sequence MTTTQIFDKLWKEYTERTPSAQKIKDLFTEKGNTVYNDHIAIRTFDDVRVNIEVLATPFLEVGYKECGEYTFEAKKLYAKHYEHTTDKNAPRVFISQLKTKEFSTELQATVKDLIDGLSEEDLNPAELVFKGRLWEQPSFEVYEKLQAETEYAAWLYVNGFCSNHFTVDVNKLDTFKSLQEVNEFLKDNGFKMNTSGGEIKGTPAVFLEQSSVLADRIPVAFKKVTKEITSCYYEFAFRHAMENGELYSGFIAGSADKIFESTDMKL; translated from the coding sequence ATGACAACTACACAAATATTTGACAAATTATGGAAAGAGTACACAGAGCGTACACCTTCTGCTCAAAAAATTAAAGATTTATTTACAGAAAAAGGAAATACGGTATACAATGACCATATTGCTATTCGAACTTTTGATGATGTACGTGTAAATATTGAAGTGTTAGCAACACCATTTTTAGAAGTTGGTTATAAAGAGTGTGGAGAATATACCTTTGAAGCTAAAAAATTATATGCAAAACATTACGAGCACACAACTGATAAAAATGCTCCACGTGTATTTATTAGTCAATTAAAAACAAAAGAGTTTTCTACGGAATTACAAGCAACGGTTAAAGATTTAATCGATGGATTATCAGAAGAAGACTTAAATCCTGCCGAATTAGTTTTTAAAGGTCGTTTATGGGAACAACCTTCTTTTGAAGTTTATGAAAAATTACAAGCAGAAACTGAATATGCTGCATGGTTATATGTAAACGGATTTTGTTCAAATCACTTTACGGTAGATGTAAATAAGTTAGACACTTTTAAATCGTTACAAGAAGTAAACGAATTTTTAAAAGATAACGGTTTTAAAATGAATACTTCTGGTGGTGAAATTAAAGGAACTCCAGCCGTTTTTTTAGAACAATCAAGTGTTTTAGCTGATAGAATTCCTGTAGCTTTTAAAAAAGTTACCAAAGAAATTACATCTTGTTATTATGAGTTTGCTTTCCGTCATGCTATGGAAAATGGTGAATTATATTCTGGTTTTATTGCAGGTTCTGCCGATAAAATTTTTGAAAGTACCGATATGAAATTGTAA
- the ftsH gene encoding ATP-dependent zinc metalloprotease FtsH, producing the protein MSDKKKSAPKFTFNSFWIYIPILVILLGLSFFNSSNLGSRNISKNEFNKILLENDIEKIVIENNNVAQIFLKSEAEKKEAHKKITNSPLYRKGAPLYTYNFGDLQNFENEIKKEKAQNNLDFDRKNVEPTSLVTTIIEFLPFILMIGIWIFFMRRMSGGSGSGGGGGQIFNIGKSKAKLFDQDTKVKTTFKDVAGLEGAKEEIQEIVDFLKTPKKYTKLGGKIPKGALLVGPPGTGKTLLAKAVAGEAGVPFFSLSGSDFVEMFVGVGASRVRDLFKKAQEKSPSIIFIDEIDAIGRARGKNSMTGGNDERENTLNQLLTEMDGFGTDTNVIVLAATNRADVLDSALMRAGRFDRQIYVDLPDLHERREIFEVHIKPLKLAQNADFELLAQQTPGFSGADIANLCNEAALIAARNNKEAIEHQDFLDAVDRIVGGLEKKNKVITPKEKEVIAFHEAGHATVSWMLEHAAPLVKVTIVPRGQSLGAAWYLPEERKIVQTEQMLDEMCATMGGRAAEKLIFNKISTGALSDLEKVTKQARAMVTVYGLNEKVGNITYYDSSGNDGFVKPYSDDTAKVIDEEISKIIENQYQRAIDLLTKHEDKLSQLAKLLLEKEVMFKADLEKIFGERPFDKKDIKKTTVIEE; encoded by the coding sequence ATGAGTGATAAGAAAAAAAGTGCTCCAAAATTTACGTTTAATTCGTTTTGGATATATATTCCAATATTAGTAATCTTATTAGGGTTAAGTTTTTTTAACTCCAGTAATTTAGGCTCTCGTAATATTTCAAAAAACGAATTCAATAAAATTTTATTAGAAAATGATATTGAAAAAATTGTTATTGAAAACAATAATGTAGCCCAAATTTTTTTAAAGAGTGAGGCTGAAAAAAAAGAAGCACATAAAAAAATAACAAATTCTCCTTTATACAGAAAAGGAGCACCTTTATACACTTATAATTTTGGTGACTTACAAAATTTCGAAAATGAAATCAAAAAAGAAAAAGCACAAAACAATCTTGATTTTGACAGAAAAAATGTAGAACCGACAAGTTTAGTAACAACCATTATTGAATTTTTACCTTTTATCTTAATGATAGGTATTTGGATTTTCTTTATGAGAAGAATGTCTGGAGGTTCTGGTTCTGGAGGTGGCGGTGGTCAAATTTTTAATATTGGTAAATCAAAAGCAAAACTTTTTGACCAAGATACTAAAGTTAAAACAACCTTTAAAGATGTTGCTGGTTTAGAAGGTGCAAAAGAAGAAATTCAAGAAATTGTAGACTTCTTAAAAACACCAAAAAAATACACGAAATTAGGAGGTAAAATACCTAAAGGTGCTTTACTTGTAGGACCTCCTGGAACAGGAAAAACATTATTAGCAAAAGCCGTAGCTGGTGAAGCTGGTGTTCCTTTCTTTTCATTATCAGGATCTGACTTTGTTGAAATGTTTGTTGGTGTAGGTGCTTCTCGTGTTAGAGATTTATTTAAAAAAGCACAAGAAAAATCACCTTCAATTATTTTTATTGATGAAATTGATGCTATCGGTCGTGCTAGAGGTAAAAACAGTATGACAGGTGGTAATGATGAACGTGAAAACACACTAAATCAACTTTTAACAGAAATGGATGGTTTTGGAACTGATACAAATGTTATCGTATTAGCTGCTACGAATCGTGCAGATGTGCTAGATAGTGCCTTAATGCGTGCTGGACGTTTTGATCGTCAAATATATGTTGATTTACCTGATTTACACGAGCGTAGAGAAATTTTTGAAGTACACATAAAACCATTAAAATTAGCTCAAAATGCCGATTTTGAATTATTAGCACAACAAACACCTGGTTTTTCAGGAGCTGATATTGCTAATTTATGTAATGAAGCTGCTTTAATTGCTGCTAGAAACAATAAAGAAGCTATTGAACATCAAGACTTTTTAGATGCTGTTGATAGAATTGTTGGTGGTTTAGAAAAGAAAAATAAGGTAATTACACCAAAAGAAAAAGAAGTAATTGCTTTTCATGAAGCAGGGCATGCTACGGTAAGTTGGATGTTAGAGCATGCAGCTCCTTTAGTTAAAGTTACTATTGTTCCTCGCGGACAATCATTAGGAGCAGCTTGGTATCTTCCTGAAGAAAGAAAAATTGTACAAACAGAGCAAATGCTTGATGAAATGTGTGCTACTATGGGAGGTAGAGCTGCCGAAAAATTGATTTTTAATAAAATTTCAACAGGAGCTTTAAGTGATTTAGAAAAAGTAACTAAACAAGCACGTGCAATGGTTACTGTGTATGGTTTAAACGAAAAAGTCGGAAACATTACTTATTATGACTCTTCTGGAAATGATGGTTTTGTAAAGCCTTATAGTGATGATACAGCTAAAGTTATTGATGAAGAAATTTCTAAAATAATTGAAAATCAATATCAAAGGGCTATTGATTTATTAACCAAACACGAAGATAAACTTAGCCAACTTGCAAAATTATTACTTGAAAAAGAAGTAATGTTTAAAGCTGATTTAGAAAAAATTTTCGGTGAAAGACCTTTTGATAAAAAAGACATAAAAAAAACCACCGTAATTGAAGAATAG
- a CDS encoding biotin--[acetyl-CoA-carboxylase] ligase, with translation MKIIKLDAIGSTNSFLKDMSAKVLLDNFTVVVARNQTLGRGQVNANWKSEGGKNLTFSVFCRPEALCIADFKYLNYSVSLSVYELLISLKLPRLAIKWPNDILSENKKIAGILIENTLNIKNISTSIIGIGLNVNQNIFSDALPNASSVKRILKKEQDIDLDLLLDKLLLILKKKLVRLNKKEYVSLEKEYLNVLYKKNVPSMFKTNQNILFMGKIIGVSDIGKLQIELENETIQEFGIKEVSFA, from the coding sequence ATGAAAATAATCAAACTTGATGCCATTGGCTCTACGAATTCCTTTTTAAAGGATATGTCAGCAAAAGTTCTGTTAGATAATTTTACAGTTGTAGTAGCTAGAAATCAAACTTTAGGCAGGGGGCAGGTGAATGCAAATTGGAAATCGGAAGGTGGTAAGAACTTGACTTTTAGTGTTTTTTGTAGACCTGAAGCACTTTGTATTGCCGACTTTAAGTATTTGAATTATAGTGTTTCTTTAAGTGTTTATGAACTGCTTATTTCTTTAAAATTACCAAGGCTGGCTATTAAATGGCCGAACGACATTCTGTCAGAAAACAAAAAAATAGCAGGAATTTTAATTGAAAACACCTTAAATATAAAAAATATTAGTACCTCAATTATAGGAATAGGGCTTAATGTGAATCAAAATATTTTTTCAGATGCGTTACCGAATGCTTCATCTGTTAAACGTATTTTAAAAAAAGAGCAAGATATTGACCTTGATTTATTATTAGATAAATTGCTTTTAATCTTAAAAAAAAAATTAGTACGTTTAAATAAAAAAGAATATGTGTCTTTAGAAAAAGAATATTTAAATGTTTTGTATAAAAAAAATGTTCCGAGTATGTTTAAAACAAATCAGAACATTTTATTTATGGGTAAAATTATTGGTGTTTCCGATATAGGAAAACTCCAAATTGAATTAGAAAATGAAACAATTCAAGAATTTGGAATTAAAGAAGTTTCGTTTGCTTAA
- a CDS encoding YceI family protein — MKKIIYSLFVLFAIGSLISCNSTPKKETTNKKEIIAEKFAFVLQDANNAINWTAYKTTKKAPVNGIFKKVTITANGKGNTVKEAINNSEFSIPVSSVFTKESSRDFKIKKFFFGIMDNTKLLSGKLVLENDTNGYADITMNGVTKKFPFTYTINGKVFNLTGNLKITNWNAAKALASLNEACKDLHKGDDGVSKTWDDVAINITSTFK, encoded by the coding sequence ATGAAAAAAATCATTTATTCTTTATTCGTACTTTTCGCTATTGGCAGCTTAATTTCTTGTAACTCGACTCCTAAAAAAGAAACAACAAATAAAAAAGAAATTATTGCTGAAAAATTTGCTTTTGTACTACAAGATGCAAATAATGCTATTAATTGGACAGCTTACAAAACAACAAAAAAAGCACCTGTAAATGGTATTTTTAAAAAAGTTACAATAACTGCTAATGGAAAAGGAAATACTGTTAAAGAAGCAATTAATAATTCAGAGTTTTCAATACCTGTGAGTAGTGTTTTTACAAAAGAATCAAGTAGAGATTTTAAAATTAAGAAATTTTTCTTTGGTATTATGGACAATACTAAATTACTTTCTGGTAAATTAGTCTTAGAAAATGATACTAACGGTTATGCTGATATTACCATGAATGGCGTCACTAAAAAATTTCCATTTACATACACAATTAATGGAAAAGTTTTTAACCTAACAGGGAATTTAAAAATTACTAATTGGAATGCTGCAAAAGCATTAGCCTCTTTAAACGAAGCTTGTAAAGACCTACATAAAGGAGATGACGGTGTTTCTAAAACATGGGATGATGTAGCAATAAACATCACCTCTACTTTTAAATAA
- a CDS encoding phosphatidate cytidylyltransferase, with product MRNLITRSISGLVYAIIFISAILFSAESYIGLIAVFSTICIFEFSKILQVKNVLPYVLLIAIIYISTIKIPLYFSGFLIGFSFLGLIGLLYYLITTKPIKTKQTSQKITLHIVYLILPFYFLIKLPFIKENYHPNIIIYIILLIWTNDSFAFLVGKNFGKHKLFESVSPKKTIEGFMGGMFFAILGAFLIGEFGEYPKYFSILNWIFIAIIVTVFGSLGDLVESKFKRQANIKDSGTIMPGHGGLLDRLDSLFFLAPFVYLYIHYII from the coding sequence ATGCGAAACCTAATAACTAGAAGTATTTCAGGACTTGTTTATGCTATAATTTTCATATCAGCAATCCTTTTTTCTGCAGAATCATATATTGGATTAATTGCTGTTTTTTCAACTATTTGTATTTTTGAATTTTCAAAAATATTACAAGTAAAGAACGTATTACCTTATGTACTTTTAATTGCTATTATTTATATTTCTACTATTAAAATACCGCTTTATTTTAGTGGTTTTTTAATCGGATTTTCTTTTCTTGGTTTAATAGGATTATTATATTACTTAATTACTACAAAACCAATAAAAACGAAACAAACATCACAAAAAATAACTTTACATATTGTTTACCTAATTTTACCTTTTTATTTTTTAATAAAACTACCATTTATTAAAGAAAATTATCATCCAAATATTATAATTTACATAATTTTATTAATTTGGACAAACGATAGTTTTGCCTTTTTAGTTGGTAAAAATTTTGGAAAACACAAACTTTTTGAATCAGTATCTCCTAAGAAAACAATTGAAGGTTTTATGGGGGGTATGTTTTTTGCTATTTTAGGTGCTTTTTTAATTGGGGAATTCGGAGAATATCCGAAGTATTTTTCAATATTAAATTGGATATTTATAGCAATTATTGTTACTGTATTTGGTTCTTTAGGTGATTTAGTAGAATCTAAATTTAAAAGACAAGCAAATATAAAAGATAGTGGCACAATTATGCCTGGTCATGGAGGCTTATTAGATAGGCTTGATAGTTTATTCTTCCTTGCTCCTTTCGTTTATTTATACATACACTATATAATATAA
- the pyrE gene encoding orotate phosphoribosyltransferase, translating to MDFNKDTAKKTAAHLLQIKAIKLSPKEPFTWASGWKSPIYCDNRVTLSYVPVRNFLKEEIAKLVIAKHGKPDVIAGVATGAIAIGMLVAQELGVPFIYVRPEAKKHGRKNQIEGHLESGQNVVVIEDLISTGTSSLNAVKALKEAKATVKGMIAIFSYGFQIASDNFKKDNIELTTLSNYEHLLEQALDSKYITNQELSTLEQWRIAPSEWKQNEK from the coding sequence ATGGACTTCAACAAAGACACAGCAAAAAAAACAGCAGCGCATCTGCTACAAATTAAAGCAATTAAACTAAGCCCTAAAGAACCATTTACTTGGGCTTCTGGCTGGAAATCTCCAATTTATTGTGACAACAGAGTTACCTTATCTTATGTACCTGTTAGAAACTTCTTAAAAGAAGAAATTGCAAAATTAGTCATCGCAAAACACGGTAAACCAGATGTTATTGCAGGTGTTGCCACTGGAGCAATTGCAATTGGAATGTTAGTAGCACAAGAATTAGGTGTTCCTTTTATATATGTACGCCCCGAAGCTAAAAAACACGGACGTAAAAACCAAATAGAAGGTCATTTAGAAAGCGGGCAAAATGTAGTGGTTATTGAAGATTTAATCAGTACAGGAACAAGTAGTTTAAATGCCGTAAAAGCTTTAAAAGAAGCTAAAGCAACTGTAAAAGGAATGATTGCTATTTTTTCTTACGGATTTCAAATTGCTTCCGATAATTTCAAAAAAGATAATATTGAACTTACCACGCTAAGTAATTACGAACATTTACTTGAGCAAGCTCTTGACAGTAAGTATATTACTAATCAAGAATTAAGTACATTAGAACAATGGAGAATTGCACCTAGCGAGTGGAAACAAAACGAAAAATAA
- a CDS encoding helix-turn-helix transcriptional regulator — MKNTIKVERAKKNITQAELAKLAKVSRQTINALELGKYVPSTVLALKLAHIFDVEVSVIFSLEESDLF; from the coding sequence ATGAAGAATACTATAAAAGTTGAAAGAGCCAAAAAAAATATTACTCAAGCGGAGTTGGCTAAATTAGCTAAGGTTAGTAGGCAAACAATAAATGCTTTAGAGTTAGGAAAGTATGTTCCATCAACAGTTTTAGCGTTAAAATTAGCTCATATTTTTGATGTTGAAGTAAGTGTAATCTTTTCTTTAGAGGAGTCTGATTTGTTTTAA
- a CDS encoding Lrp/AsnC family transcriptional regulator, which produces MNNQFDYIDKQILLKLRSDARKAYSQIAEELKVSNSLIHQRIKKLTTEGLIKNAEFILDEKMLGYKTKSYTGIRLREARFAKEVMKALEKIPEITECNFVSGNYAIFILIYAKDNEHLQKILYDNVHLINGVAGTDTFICFDTCFKRNIPIE; this is translated from the coding sequence ATGAATAATCAATTTGATTATATCGATAAACAAATACTTTTAAAACTACGTTCAGATGCTCGAAAAGCCTATTCGCAAATAGCAGAAGAATTAAAAGTTTCTAATTCATTAATTCATCAGCGGATAAAAAAACTCACCACCGAAGGACTTATAAAAAATGCCGAATTTATTTTAGACGAAAAAATGTTAGGCTATAAAACAAAGTCATATACAGGAATTCGATTGCGGGAAGCTCGTTTTGCTAAAGAGGTTATGAAGGCTTTAGAAAAAATTCCTGAAATTACCGAATGTAATTTTGTATCGGGTAATTATGCTATTTTTATCTTAATTTATGCCAAAGACAATGAGCATTTACAAAAAATATTATACGATAACGTACATTTAATAAACGGTGTTGCAGGCACTGATACTTTTATTTGCTTTGATACCTGCTTTAAAAGAAATATCCCTATTGAATAA
- a CDS encoding acyl-CoA-binding protein: protein MLNTLDIQFKEAYEKASSIKEKLPPDTMLRLYSYYKQAVKGDMFSFNENDNDNLRNGFKFNAWIQLRGMNENQAKQEYINLVNSIIK from the coding sequence ATGCTAAATACTTTAGACATACAATTTAAAGAAGCTTACGAAAAAGCTTCTAGTATTAAAGAAAAACTACCTCCTGATACCATGCTTAGACTTTACAGCTACTACAAACAAGCTGTAAAAGGAGATATGTTTTCTTTTAATGAAAACGATAATGATAATCTAAGGAATGGCTTTAAATTTAATGCATGGATACAATTAAGAGGCATGAATGAAAATCAAGCAAAACAAGAATATATCAACTTAGTAAATTCAATTATAAAATAA